The following are encoded together in the Gordonia insulae genome:
- a CDS encoding DUF2200 domain-containing protein: MAGHRIFTTSFASIYPHYVAKAERKGHTKDEVDQVISWLTGYDDAGLEKVIADETDLETFFAEAPDFNPNAELITGVICGHRVEDIEDPLMQKIRYMDKLVDEVAKGKKMTSILRG; the protein is encoded by the coding sequence ATGGCAGGGCATCGGATCTTCACCACCAGCTTCGCCAGCATCTACCCGCACTACGTGGCCAAGGCTGAGCGGAAGGGTCACACCAAGGACGAGGTCGACCAGGTGATCTCCTGGCTGACCGGCTACGACGACGCAGGTCTCGAGAAGGTGATCGCCGACGAGACCGACCTCGAGACGTTCTTCGCCGAGGCGCCCGACTTCAACCCGAACGCCGAGCTCATCACCGGTGTCATCTGCGGTCATCGCGTCGAGGACATCGAGGACCCGCTCATGCAGAAGATCCGCTACATGGACAAGCTCGTCGACGAGGTCGCCAAGGGGAAGAAGATGACGTCGATCCTGCGCGGGTGA
- a CDS encoding LpqN/LpqT family lipoprotein, with amino-acid sequence MSVAAARVVEPRTIAGTIRIDAAQTDWQEDPSGKELGYFTTLVAPDSPLSPFRDNIFLVLTRFIVDHGVDVNDALDEAFTDARLLSGWTEQQAERFPITDRNEGGTIQAGSYRDQTAGWLFAVTKYVLYQRGNVVYLLQCTGTTASETADRWSALLRTVKSAHLED; translated from the coding sequence ATGTCGGTGGCGGCGGCGCGCGTCGTGGAACCACGCACCATTGCCGGCACCATCCGCATCGACGCAGCACAGACGGATTGGCAGGAAGATCCGAGCGGTAAGGAGCTCGGCTATTTCACCACGCTCGTCGCACCCGACTCTCCGCTGTCGCCGTTCCGGGACAACATCTTCCTCGTCCTCACCCGTTTCATCGTGGACCACGGCGTCGACGTCAACGACGCGCTCGACGAAGCATTCACCGACGCGCGCCTGCTGTCGGGCTGGACTGAGCAGCAGGCCGAGCGATTTCCCATCACCGACCGCAACGAAGGCGGCACAATCCAGGCCGGCTCCTACCGGGACCAGACCGCAGGGTGGCTCTTCGCGGTGACCAAATACGTTCTCTATCAACGGGGCAACGTTGTCTACCTACTGCAATGCACCGGCACCACGGCGTCTGAGACCGCGGACCGTTGGTCCGCGCTGCTTCGGACTGTGAAGTCCGCGCATCTCGAGGACTGA
- a CDS encoding WXG100 family type VII secretion target, translating to MGEHVNVDPADLRYGAHQLGGWHDDTARVFDTEHTQIGDAASGWVGASAAALGERLDALRTSAEAVTTRLGDHSTKFTLSAHEFESQDDSSGETISRVIPTSPTDSSSHLNL from the coding sequence ATGGGGGAACACGTCAACGTCGACCCTGCCGACCTGCGCTACGGCGCACATCAGCTCGGTGGATGGCATGACGACACTGCCCGGGTGTTTGACACCGAACACACACAGATCGGCGATGCTGCGTCGGGCTGGGTGGGGGCCTCGGCCGCCGCGCTGGGCGAGCGGCTTGATGCGCTTCGTACTTCCGCCGAGGCGGTCACGACTCGCCTGGGTGACCATTCGACAAAGTTCACCCTTTCCGCACACGAATTCGAAAGCCAGGACGACTCGTCCGGCGAGACTATCTCGCGGGTCATCCCGACCAGCCCGACGGACTCATCGAGTCACCTCAACCTGTGA
- a CDS encoding phage head morphogenesis protein, protein MIGIDDIDRWNVGDIEAVFNVCAAQQEHCDNQATQLRNLSTFSTWDGDSAAAAERSVGRTRVDLTQHGEKVGAIARAASAAAAKVQAIKDNLQRLRAEAAVKMFAIDNDGTVRSILQTVMTVEAANEREADRAALQVLVNQLLINAEEADDALAAAIQAADGEIRPENLPATAFDGSYHGKYGVTSLGMPEYPDGSLTEAETRNYYTEAEKRLKALNETLAKSDLPVEQRARIAQDLRNEIRTKARDLMADRGLAAQLFKQEPNKSMDELIEHKATKYGMNREQALEDIIRSSSESRGSVNAAYGVDPDNPKLPDPREVESRMSARAGPADAVPEGGRGALRVIGKAALPAALAYEVYDGYTQVKDGTESIPEAAGSGTGAVAGAWAGAEYGALVGAYGGPVGIAAGAVIGGLAGGLLGGHAGKQLGGLFD, encoded by the coding sequence GTGATCGGCATCGACGATATCGACCGGTGGAACGTCGGCGATATCGAAGCGGTCTTCAATGTGTGCGCAGCACAGCAGGAACATTGCGACAATCAAGCGACTCAGCTGCGCAATCTCTCGACCTTCTCGACGTGGGACGGCGACTCGGCAGCCGCCGCCGAACGGTCGGTGGGCCGGACCAGGGTCGATCTGACCCAGCACGGCGAGAAGGTCGGAGCCATCGCACGCGCCGCGAGTGCCGCGGCGGCGAAGGTCCAGGCCATCAAGGACAACCTCCAGCGCCTCCGGGCCGAGGCCGCAGTCAAGATGTTCGCCATCGACAACGATGGAACCGTCAGGTCCATCCTGCAAACCGTGATGACCGTCGAAGCCGCCAACGAGCGCGAGGCCGACCGAGCCGCACTCCAGGTTCTCGTGAACCAGCTCCTCATCAACGCGGAAGAAGCCGATGATGCGTTGGCCGCGGCAATTCAGGCGGCAGATGGTGAGATCCGGCCGGAGAATCTTCCCGCGACGGCATTCGACGGTTCCTATCACGGGAAGTATGGCGTCACGTCGCTCGGCATGCCCGAGTATCCCGACGGCTCGTTGACGGAGGCCGAGACACGGAACTACTACACCGAGGCCGAGAAGCGGCTCAAGGCTCTCAACGAGACGCTGGCCAAGTCTGATCTACCGGTCGAGCAGCGCGCGCGGATAGCTCAGGATCTGCGAAACGAGATCCGAACAAAGGCGCGGGACCTGATGGCTGATCGCGGTCTGGCAGCGCAGCTGTTCAAGCAAGAGCCGAACAAGTCGATGGACGAGCTCATCGAGCACAAGGCCACCAAGTACGGGATGAACCGGGAGCAGGCCCTCGAGGACATCATTCGATCGTCGTCGGAGAGCCGCGGCAGCGTCAACGCCGCCTACGGCGTCGACCCGGACAACCCCAAACTGCCCGATCCACGGGAAGTCGAATCGAGGATGTCCGCTCGCGCCGGACCCGCCGATGCAGTTCCGGAGGGCGGTCGGGGCGCCCTCCGCGTCATCGGCAAGGCCGCACTGCCCGCTGCCCTTGCCTACGAGGTGTATGACGGATACACCCAGGTCAAGGATGGCACGGAGTCGATCCCCGAAGCCGCCGGCTCCGGGACCGGCGCTGTGGCCGGTGCTTGGGCAGGGGCCGAGTACGGTGCATTGGTGGGAGCGTATGGCGGTCCGGTGGGCATCGCCGCCGGTGCCGTGATCGGCGGTCTGGCGGGCGGCCTCCTCGGTGGCCATGCCGGGAAACAGCTTGGAGGGCTATTCGATTGA
- a CDS encoding ADP-ribosylglycohydrolase family protein, whose protein sequence is MKEGPIVPHLATAQLDRAAGVLLGTAVGDALGVPYEFESRRLPSDESPQMLGGGLGNFEPGEWSDDTSMAMAVALVASTGADLTTDDAIDAVAENFLRWYDGNPPDVGNQTRAVLGATRRRLDAGERGVSRVMREESDRFAEAHPRSAGNGALMRTAPVALAHLDDRDQLAVAARLVASLTHADPLAGDSCVLWCEAIRVAVLDGRIDVRAGLDLIPADRADQWGAWLDDASIKDPKVFTPNGFTVTALQAAAAAIQQTTIPETTACLHLQHALDTAIRIGNDTDTVAAIAGGLLGARWGASAVPWQWRRAVHGWPREGRPSDAHDLVALATLAVRGGRSDRAGWPT, encoded by the coding sequence ATGAAGGAAGGACCCATCGTGCCTCACCTCGCCACCGCCCAACTCGACCGCGCCGCAGGCGTTCTCCTGGGCACCGCCGTAGGCGACGCCCTCGGAGTCCCCTACGAGTTCGAGTCCCGCCGACTCCCCTCTGACGAGTCACCGCAGATGCTTGGCGGCGGCCTCGGCAACTTCGAGCCCGGCGAGTGGAGCGACGACACGTCGATGGCGATGGCGGTCGCACTGGTCGCGTCGACCGGGGCCGACCTCACCACCGACGACGCGATCGACGCGGTCGCCGAGAACTTCCTGCGCTGGTACGACGGCAACCCACCCGACGTCGGCAACCAGACCCGCGCCGTGCTCGGCGCCACCCGTCGTCGACTCGACGCCGGCGAGCGCGGTGTCAGTCGGGTGATGCGTGAGGAGTCGGATCGATTCGCGGAGGCCCATCCGCGCTCTGCGGGCAATGGCGCGCTGATGCGCACCGCGCCGGTGGCGCTCGCGCATCTCGACGACCGTGATCAACTGGCAGTTGCCGCACGACTGGTTGCGTCGTTGACACACGCCGACCCGCTCGCCGGCGACTCGTGTGTGCTGTGGTGCGAGGCGATCCGGGTAGCTGTGCTCGACGGCCGAATCGACGTCCGCGCCGGCCTCGACCTTATTCCCGCCGACCGTGCCGACCAGTGGGGTGCATGGCTCGACGATGCGAGCATCAAGGACCCGAAGGTGTTCACACCCAACGGTTTCACAGTGACCGCGCTGCAGGCCGCAGCCGCCGCGATCCAGCAGACGACGATCCCGGAGACCACCGCGTGCCTGCATCTGCAGCACGCCCTCGACACCGCGATCCGTATCGGCAACGACACGGACACCGTCGCGGCAATCGCCGGCGGCTTGCTCGGCGCCCGGTGGGGTGCGAGCGCGGTGCCGTGGCAGTGGCGGCGTGCCGTCCACGGGTGGCCTCGCGAAGGGCGACCCAGCGACGCCCACGACCTCGTCGCACTCGCGACGCTCGCCGTCCGTGGTGGCCGTTCCGATCGCGCTGGATGGCCCACCTGA
- a CDS encoding HD domain-containing protein, translating to MNDPDLVEPHLDQDQRDYLLSRWRESQRRYHTVDHLRQVLRSLAELQTAGVDFDATSVRLAAWFHDAVYDIPGHDNEIRSAELASTMLADQGLADEVARLVRITATHHVDPGDHNAAALCDADLSILAAPPADYARYRHQIRDEYARVPDEYFRPGRADVLRGLLNQQSIFHTVFGLAQWEDRARRNVTDEIAELVGADSV from the coding sequence ATGAATGACCCCGACCTGGTCGAACCGCACCTCGACCAGGATCAAAGGGACTACCTGCTATCGAGATGGCGCGAATCGCAACGTCGCTACCACACCGTCGACCACCTCAGACAAGTCCTGCGGTCGCTGGCGGAACTCCAGACCGCAGGCGTCGACTTCGATGCCACATCTGTGCGACTGGCTGCCTGGTTCCATGACGCCGTCTACGATATTCCCGGCCACGACAACGAGATTCGCTCAGCCGAGCTGGCGTCGACGATGCTCGCAGATCAAGGGTTGGCCGACGAGGTGGCGCGACTCGTCCGCATTACCGCCACGCACCACGTCGATCCCGGCGACCACAACGCCGCGGCGCTGTGCGACGCCGACTTGTCCATCCTCGCTGCACCGCCCGCAGACTACGCACGCTATCGACACCAGATTCGGGACGAGTACGCACGCGTGCCCGACGAGTACTTCCGGCCCGGACGCGCCGACGTCCTACGAGGACTTCTGAACCAGCAGAGCATCTTTCACACCGTGTTCGGGCTTGCACAGTGGGAGGATCGGGCGCGGCGGAACGTGACCGATGAGATCGCCGAACTCGTGGGCGCAGACTCGGTGTGA